The genomic window ACCGCGCTGCCTTCGTCAAATCATGTGTTGACCTGTTCATCAAAGACCCACGCTGGGCTGGCGTATTCGATGGCATCGATATCGACTGGGAATACCCCGCAGCTTGTGGTAACACTTGTAACTTCCGCCCTGAAGATACCCAAAATTTCACCGCCTTGTTGAGCGAGTTCCGCAGCCAATTGAATGCAGTTCGCCCAGGCTTGTTGTTGACGATTGCTGCCCCAGCCGACCCAGCCAAGATCGCCAAGATTCAGGTTGGTCAAATTCACCAATACCTTGATTTCATCAACATCATGACCTACGACTTGCACGGCGCTTGGGAAGCCAACACCAACTTCCAATCAAACTTGTATTCAATCGCTGGCGATCCAGGCCCAGTCTACTCGGTTGATATTGCTGTCAACGCTTGGTTGAATGGTGGAACTCCAGCCGATAAAGTTGTGGTTGGTGTGCCATTCTATGGTCGCGGCTGGAAAGATGTCCCAAGCACCAACAATGGCTTGTTCCAACCTGGCTCAGCTGCGCCAGCCACCTACGAAGCTGGGATCGAAGATTACAAAGTTTTGAAAACTAAAGGCTTGACCCGCTACTCAAATAGCGCTGCTGGCGCTGCTTGGCTCTACGGCAACGGCCAATTCTGGACCTACGATGACCCAGCCATTATGAAAGTCAAGACTGACTATGTAAAAGCCAAAGGTCTTGGCGGCACGATGTTCTGGGAATTAAGCGGCGACACCACGAATGGCGAATTGATCAACGCCCTCTACCAAGGTCGCTAGATTCAAACTCATATCGGTGAGGCTAAATGGCGCGAGCAGTGGTGCTCGCGTCATTTGGTTTTTTAGCACAATACATTGAATCAAGAGAACTTACATATTCATACTACAACTCTGATTTTGAATATACCATTATATTATGGGTCTCCCCAAATTGACCTTTAGGGGGTGCAGGGGGATGAAAACACCCTGCGTTTCCCTCCAGCGGAGGGACGGAAGGGAGGAGATCTATAAAATCAATAAACTCTCCATAAATTATCCACATTGATCAACGCCTTGAGCGAGAGTGCTATACTGAGCATATTCTATTTGGTGGAGGTTGTAGCATGAGTGGCGTGCGAATTCGACGTTTGGCTAGCGCTGCCCGCCCGCAAGGGATGGATTATGTGGTGTTGATGCCTGGGGCTAATTTACAATATTTTACGGGCTTGACCTTGCATTTAAGTGAGCGTTTGGCCTTGGCGTTGATCGCTGCTGATGGTCAGAGCATCAATATTGTGCTGCCGGCCTTGGAGCAACCGCGTGCTTTAGCCGAATATAGCGGCGAAGTGGCGGTACGTTGGTTTCCATGGAGCGATGATGAAGGCCCGATGAATGCCTTGCGCAATGCAGCTGCGGGCCTGATTGGCCGCACCGTTGGCGTAGAATATACGACGATGCGGGTGCTAGAATTACGCGCTTTAGAAGAAGTCGCGGGCGTGCATAGCATCGATGCCAGTGCAGCGATCGCAAGCTTGCGCATGCAAAAAGGCAATGATGAAATTGCCCTGATGCGTGAAGCTGTGCGAATTGTTGAGGCAGGGCTTAAAACCGCAATTGAGGCGATTCATCCAGGCCGAACCGAGCGCGAAATTGCCCGGATTTGGGAAGAAGCGATGCAACTTGAGGGTGGCGAAGGCCCATCATTTGCCACGATTGTGGCGAGTGGCCCAAATAGTGCTAATCCACACCATACGACTGGCGAGCGCCAAATCCAAACTGGCGATTTGGTAATTTTGGATGGTGGGGCGTTGTATCGCGGCTATTGCTCGGATATTACCCGCACTGTTTGCGTTGGCGAGCCAAGCGAGCAACAACGGATGCTGTATGAAACCGTTTTGGCGGCCAATCGCGCTGCCTGTGTTGGAGCCAAACCAGGCATGAGCGGCGCACAGGTTGATCGGCTGGCGCGGCAAGTGGTTGAGGATGCCGAATTAGGCCGTTATTTCATCCATCGCACAGGCCATGGCTTGGGTATGGAAATTCACGAGCCGCCCTATATCGCTAGCACCAACACCGTTGCCCTGCCAATTGGTACGGTCTTTACGGTTGAGCCAGGCACGTATGTAGCCGGAATTGGTGGCGTGCGGATTGAAGATGATGTGCTGTTGACCCCCACTGGCGCTGAATGTTTGACCAACTTTCCACGGGAGTTGATTATCAAATGATCGTGCTGGCCCAAACAATCGCCCAAGATCCACCGTTGTGGGCGATGATTCTCGCGCTTGGCGTGGGCAATATTGTTGGAATTATTGGCATTTGGTGGTGGCGGCGACGCTCTGCTACCAGAAAGTAGGCTTATGCAACAACGTCGTGCTTCATTTTGGACATTAAGTTTGTTGGTGATTGGGTCGTTGGCGCTCCATGGCTGGACAATCAGCACGCTGTTTCAGGTGCGTTCGACCGCCAACCAACAACTTAGCCAATTGCAAACGGCGCTCGATGAAGCACGGCGTGAACCCTTAGTCTATCAAGTGCCAATTAACCAAACCGTGCCGATCAAGCTCGATGTGCCAATCAATCAATCCCTGAACATTCCAATCAATACCTCGGTGCAGATCAAAGATACCTTGCAATTGCCCGTCGATACTGGTTTTGGCTCGTTGACCATTCCTGTTCCGATTGATGTCACGATTCCGGTTTCGACCAATGTGCCGATTAATTTCAACCAAACTGTGGCAATTTCCACCAGCGTGGCAGTCGATTTGAATGTGCCAATTACGCTTGATTTGAACCAACCACCCTTCAATGGCTACCTTGATCGCTTGCAAAAAGCGCTAGCCGATGTAGCCGAGCAACTGAATTAATGCTGTATCTGGCGTGTGTGGTCTATTGTGCAACCTTGGCGCTGGGCGCAAGTGTCCAATATTTGCACCTGCGTTTGGGGCGTTGGCGTTGGTTGCATCATGCGCTTTTTTTCGCAACATGGCTTAGCACAGGTGTAGCCTTAGTTTGGCGTTGGTGGAATGGCGTTGAGCAGTGGTGGTTGGTCAGCTTAATCATCCCAATTTTGGCGCTCTTTCCCTTGCAGCGAGCTAGCACCCGTCGGCATCGTTGGCTGGGTGTTAGCGGCTTGGTGGTTTGGGCGTTAATTTTAGCCTTGAGCGCTTAATGCAAAATCCGCGATAAAAATAATTTGGTGCGTTCATGTTGGGGTGCACCAAACACTTGGTCGGGCGTGCCTTGCTCGACAATCGTGCCGCCATCCATAAAGACCACTTGATGCGCCGCTTTGCGGGCAAAGCCCATTTCGTGCGAAACCACAACCATGGTCATACCTTCGCTGGCCAGCGTCAACATTACGTCAAGCACCTCGTTGATCATCTCAGGATCAAGCGCCGAGGTTGGCTCATCGAATAGAATCACTTTGGGTTGCATTGCCAATGAGCGGGCGATCGCGACGCGCTGTTGTTGACCACCCGAAAGTTTGGGTGGATATTTATTGGCCTGCTCAGGGATACCAACTTTTTCAAGCAAACTACGGGCGATTTTTTCGCTGTCGCTGCGTGAACTTTTGCGCACTTTTTGCTGCGCCAAGCAAATATTTTCGAGCACCGTCAGATGGGGAAATAGCTCGAAACGCTGAAAAACCATGCCAACTTCAGCGCGAATTGCATTTAATTCGCGTTCTTTGGGCGTAACATGCTTCCCATCGATCATAATTTCGCCTGCATCGGGCACTTCGAGATGGTTGATACAGCGCAACAAGGTTGATTTGCCAGAGCCAGAAGGCCCGACAATCATCAACACTTCGCCGCGATCAACCGTGAGACTGACCTCATCTAAGGCGCGAAAATCGCCAAAAAACTTGCTGACCTTGTTAATGCTAATCATTGGTTGATTGGAATTGGCAAGTTTAGTGGACATTGCTGCTCATCTTTCGTTGCAACCATTGCAGCAGCAATGACAGCACTAAAGTCATGGTCAAATAGAAGGCGGTCAGAATAAAATAGGTTTCTTCATATTTAAACGACGAGCTAACCGAAAGCCGTGATACTTGGGTAATTTCGCGCACCCCCAATACCGATACCAACGATGAATCTTTGAGAATCGCGATCAGATCGTTGCCTAGGGCTGGCATCACATTACGAAATGCTTGCGGCAAAATCACATAGCGCATCGCTTGAGCATGGGTCATACCCAACGAACGAGCGGCTTCCATCTGGCCACGGCTGATCGATTCAATCCCAGCGCGGAAAATTTCGGCAATATAGGCCGCGTAAATTAACACCAGCGCAATAATCGCCCGAGCAGTTAGC from Chloroflexota bacterium includes these protein-coding regions:
- a CDS encoding amino acid ABC transporter ATP-binding protein, giving the protein MISINKVSKFFGDFRALDEVSLTVDRGEVLMIVGPSGSGKSTLLRCINHLEVPDAGEIMIDGKHVTPKERELNAIRAEVGMVFQRFELFPHLTVLENICLAQQKVRKSSRSDSEKIARSLLEKVGIPEQANKYPPKLSGGQQQRVAIARSLAMQPKVILFDEPTSALDPEMINEVLDVMLTLASEGMTMVVVSHEMGFARKAAHQVVFMDGGTIVEQGTPDQVFGAPQHERTKLFLSRILH
- a CDS encoding Xaa-Pro peptidase family protein, whose translation is MSGVRIRRLASAARPQGMDYVVLMPGANLQYFTGLTLHLSERLALALIAADGQSINIVLPALEQPRALAEYSGEVAVRWFPWSDDEGPMNALRNAAAGLIGRTVGVEYTTMRVLELRALEEVAGVHSIDASAAIASLRMQKGNDEIALMREAVRIVEAGLKTAIEAIHPGRTEREIARIWEEAMQLEGGEGPSFATIVASGPNSANPHHTTGERQIQTGDLVILDGGALYRGYCSDITRTVCVGEPSEQQRMLYETVLAANRAACVGAKPGMSGAQVDRLARQVVEDAELGRYFIHRTGHGLGMEIHEPPYIASTNTVALPIGTVFTVEPGTYVAGIGGVRIEDDVLLTPTGAECLTNFPRELIIK